A single genomic interval of Oryza sativa Japonica Group chromosome 7, ASM3414082v1 harbors:
- the LOC4342407 gene encoding CSC1-like protein ERD4: MDTASFVTSLLTSFVIFVVLVLVFTWLSSRPGNAPVYYPSVLLRGLDPWEGRGRGTRSPVGWLRQAISASEGDVVAAGGVDAAVYLVFLSSVLSILVFSGIVLLPVLLPVAATDDNLNLERAIGLKNGKTPQNFTELEKLALGNVQEHSRRLWAFLLSVYWVSFVTYFVLWKSYKHVSNMRAAARSTPDVKPEEFAVLVRDVPKPPPDQTIKDSVDSYFRALHPDTFYRSMVVTDHTKADKIYQEIEGHKQKIARAEVVYAESKTTGKPEGTKPTHRIGFLGLIGKKVDTIEYCNDQIKELLPKLEAEQKTTLREKQQQAAIVFFNRRSAAASASQTLHAQMFDKWTVEQAPEPRQIIWSNLSKKIYERQIRQVVVYTIVFLTVVFYMIPITAISALTTLEKLREKLPFLKVVVDQPKIKTVLQAYLPQLALIVFLALLPSLLMFLSKLEGIPSQGHTVRAAAGKYFYFIVFNVFLGVTISSTLFSALTTIINNPPGIVNMLASSLPGSATFFLTFVALKFFVGYGLELSRLVPLIIFHLKRKYLCKTEDEVRAAWAPGDLGYNTRVPNDMLIVTIVLCYSVIAPLIIPFGVAYFALGWIIVKNQVLRVYVPSYESNGRMWPHMHTRIIAALLIYQITMVGVILLKKFLYSPVLVPLIPISFIFAYICHMRFYPAFAKTPLEVVQHNVKDTPNMDAVYTSYIPACLKPEKLEDVDIFEDAQLHTTSRAPSI, translated from the exons atggacaCCGCGTCGTTCGTGACGTCGCTGCTGACGTCGTTCGTGATCTTCGTCGTGCTGGTGCTGGTGTTCACGTGGCTGTCGAGCAGGCCGGGCAATGCGCCGGTGTACTACCCGAGCGTCCTGCTGCGGGGGCTCGACCCGTGggaggggcgggggcgggggacgAGGAGCCCCGTCGGGTGGCTGCGCCAGGCGATCTCCGCCTCGGAGGgtgacgtcgtcgccgccggcggggtcgacgccgccgtctaCCTCGTCTTCCTCTCCTCCG TGTTGTCCATCTTGGTGTTCTCTGGGATTGTGCTGCTTCCAGTTCTGCTACCTGTTGCTGCTACTGACGATAACCTGAACCTGGAAAGGGCTATTGGCCTGAAGAATGGCAAAACACCCCAGAACTTCACAGAGCTCGAGAAATTAGCACTGGGCAATGTTCAA GAACATAGCCGAAGGCTGTGGGCATTTCTATTATCAGTCTATTGGGTCTCTTTTGTCACGTACTTCGTACTATGGAAGTCCTACAAGCATGTTTCTAATATGAGAGCGGCTGCAAGATCAACACCAGATGTTAAACCGGAGGAGTTTGCTGTGTTGGTGAGAGATGTTCCTAAGCCACCTCCTGATCAAACTATAAAGGATTCTGTAGACTCATATTTCCGAGCACTTCATCCTGATACCTTCTACAGATCAATGGTTGTGACTGACCACACAAAG GCTGACAAAATTTATCAAGAGATTGAAGGTCACAAACAGAAAATTGCTCGTGCTGAAGTTGTCTATGCGGAGTCTAAAACAACAGGCAAGCCTGAGGGCACCAAGCCTACGCATCGGATTGGATTTCTTGGTCTTATCGGTAAAAAGGTTGATACAATTGAGTATTGTAATGACCAAATCAAGGAGTTGCTGCCCAAACTGGAGGCCGAACAGAAGACTACCCTTCGTGAGAAACAGCAACAGGCTGCAATTGTGTTTTTCAACAGAAGATCTGCTGCAGCTTCTGCATCTCAGACTCTCCATGCTCAGATGTTTGATAAATGGACTGTTGAGCAGGCTCCTGAACCACGCCAGATAATATGGTCTAATCTTTCCAAGAAAATATATGAGAGGCAAATCAGACAGGTTGTGGTCTATACCATTGTCTTTCTCACAGTGGTTTTCTATATGATTCCTATTACTGCTATCTCTGCTCTTACAACTTTGGAGAAGTTGAGGGAGAAGCTTCCCTTTCTGAAGGTGGTGGTGGACCAACCGAAAATCAAGACTGTCCTACAGGCTTACCTCCCGCAGCTTGCACTTATTGTTTTCCTTGCTTTGCTGCCTAGTCTTCTAATGTTCCTCTCAAAGCTGGAGGGGATTCCTTCACAGGGTCATACAGTTAGGGCAGCAGCAGGGAAGTACTTCTACTTCATTGTGTTCAATGTCTTCCTTGGGGTTACTATTAGTTCCACATTGTTCAGTGCTTTGACAACCATAATCAATAACCCTCCTGGGATTGTGAACATGCTTGCCAGCAGCCTTCCAGGAAGTGCAACTTTCTTCCTTACATTTGTTGCACTGAA ATTCTTTGTTGGTTATGGGCTTGAGCTCTCTCGCTTGGTCCCTCTTATCATTTTCCACCTGAAGAGGAAGTACCTATGCAAGACCGAGGATGAAGTGAGAGCAGCTTGGGCTCCAGGCGACCTAGGATATAACACCAGGGTTCCGAATGACATGCTCATAGTTACAATAGTGCTGTGCTACTCTGTCATTGCACCTCTGATTATTCCATTTGGTGTTGCTTACTTTGCTCTTGGATGGATTATAGTGAAAAATCAG GTTCTCCGAGTTTATGTTCCCAGCTACGAGAGCAACGGGCGAATGTGGCCACATATGCACACAAGGATCATTGCAGCTCTACTGATTTACCAGATCACCATGGTTGGTGTCATCCTGCTGAAGAAGTTCTTGTACTCCCCTGTTCTTGTGCCCCTCATCCCAATAAGCTTCATCTTCGCCTACATTTGCCATATGCGGTTCTACCCGGCGTTCGCCAAGACCCCTCTCGAGGTGGTTCAGCACAACGTGAAAGACACGCCGAACATGGATGCCGTCTACACCTCCTACATCCCGGCTTGCCTGAAGCCTGAGAAGCTAGAGGATGTGGATATCTTCGAAGACGCCCAGTTGCACACCACCTCCAGAGCCCCATCCATCTAA